The following are encoded in a window of Peromyscus eremicus chromosome 12, PerEre_H2_v1, whole genome shotgun sequence genomic DNA:
- the Nr1i2 gene encoding nuclear receptor subfamily 1 group I member 2, with protein sequence MRPEESWSHVDLVRCEEADSVSEKHVINVDEEDGGLQVCRVCGDKANGYHFNVMTCEGCKGFFRRAMKRNVRLRCPFRKGTCEINRKTRRQCQACRLRKCLESGMKKEMIMSDAAVEQRRALIKRKKREKIEAPLSGGQGLTEEQQALIQELMDAQMKTFDTTFSHFKDFRLPAVFNGGCELPEYLQTSLLEDPAVWSQIMQDSVPMKISLKLRGEDGSIWNYQPPSKSDGKEIIPLLPHLADVSTYMFKGVINFAKVISYFRDLPIEDQISLLKGATFEMCLLRFNTMFDTETGTWDCGRLAYCFEDPDGGFQKLLLDPVIKFHYMLKKLQLHKEEYVLMQAISLFSPDRPGVVQRSVVDQLQERFALTLKAYIEYSRPSPAHRFLFLKIMAVLTELRSINAQQTQQLLRIQDSHPFVTPLMQELFSSTDG encoded by the exons ATGAGACCGGAAGAAAGCTGGAGCCATGTTGACCTTGTACGCTGTGAAGAAgcagattctgtctcagaaaagcacGTCATCAACGTAGATGAGGAAGATGGCGGGCTGCAAGTCTGCCGTGTATGTGGGGACAAGGCCAATGGCTATCACTTCAACGTCATGACGTGTGAAGGATGCAAGGGATTTTTCAG AAGGGCCATGAAACGCAATGTCCGGCTGAGGTGCCCCTTCCGCAAGGGGACCTGCGAGATCAACCGGAAGACACGGCGGCAGTGCCAAGCCTGCCGTTTGCGCAAGTGCCTAGAGAGCGGCATGAAGAAGGAGA TGATCATGTCTGATGCCGCTGTGGAGCAGAGGCGGGCCTTgatcaagaggaagaagagggaaaagatCGAGGCTCCGCTGTCTGGAGGGCAGGGGCTGACCGAAGAACAGCAGGCACTGATCCAGGAGCTGATGGATGCCCAGATGAAAACCTTTGACACCACTTTCTCCCACTTCAAGGATTTCCGG CTGCCTGCGGTGTTTAACGGTGGCTGTGAGCTCCCAGAGTATCTGCAGACCTCACTGTTGGAAGACCCTGCCGTGTGGAGTCAAATCATGCAAGATTCAGTTCCAATGAAGATTTCTCTGAAGCTTCGGGGAGAAGATGGCAGCATCTGGAACTACCAACCCCCATCCAAGAGTGACGGGAAAGAGATCATTCCTCTGCTGCCGCACCTGGCTGATGTGTCAACCTACATGTTCAAGGGTGTCATCAACTTCGCCAAAGTCATCTCCTACTTCAG GGACCTGCCTATTGAGGACCAGATTTCCCTGCTGAAGGGAGCCACTTTTGAGATGTGCCTACTGAGGTTCAACACGATGTTCGACACAGAAACTGGAACCTGGGACTGCGGTCGGCTGGCCTACTGCTTCGAAGACCCTGATG GTGGCTTCCAGAAACTTCTGTTGGATCCAGTGATAAAATTCCACTACATGCTGAAGAAGCTGCAGCTGCATAAGGAGGAGTATGTGTTGATGCAAGccatctccctcttctccccag ACCGTCCTGGCGTGGTACAGCGCAGTGTGGTGGATCAGCTGCAAGAGCGATTTGCCCTCACCCTGAAGGCCTACATTGAGTACAGTCGGCCATCTCCTGCCCACAG GTTCCTGTTCCTGAAGATTATGGCTGTCCTCACGGAGCTGCGCAGTATCAATGCCCAGcagacccagcagctgcttcGTATCCAAGACTCACATCCCTTCGTCACTCCCCTCATGCAGGAGCTATTTAGCAGCACAGACGGCTGA